The genomic region CAAGTATTTATGTTACTCTTTAAAACGAAATTATTACGATTTAGGAGTGAAAATAAATGGCAAAAAAATCAAAAATTGCTAAAGAACAAAAACGTGAAGAGATGGTAGCGAAATATGCTGAGTTACGTCGCGAACTTAAAAAGAAAGGTGACTATGAAGCATTAAAGAAATTACCAAGAGATGCTTCACCGACACGTTTAACTAGAAGATGTAAGGTAACAGGGCGTCCTCGTGGTGTCATGAGAAAGTTCGAAATGTCACGTATTGCATTTAGAGAGCATGCCCATAAAGGACAAATTCCAGGTGTTAAAAAAGCCAGCTGGTAAAACTTTTCCCCCTTACTTCTTTTATTTACTTTACAGATAAAAGATAGTATATTATCTAAGTAATAATTTAATAGGGGGAAAACCTTTTGAAAATATTTGATTACGAAGACATACAGTTAATACCTAATAAAAGTGTCGTTAAGAGTCGTTCTGAAATTGATACATCAATTCAATTTGGACCTAGAAGGTTTAAATTACCAGTTGTACCAGCTAATATGCAAACAGTTATGAATGAAGATTTAGCTGAATGGTTTGCTCAAAATGAATATTTTTATATTATGCATCGCTTTGATGAAGCAGCACGTATTCCTTTTATAAAAAAAATGCATGAAAAGAATCTATTTGCTTCGATTTCTGTCGGAGTAAAAGATGGTGAATTTGATTTTATAAATCAGCTTAAGTCTCTAAATCTAACGCCAGAATATATAACAATTGATATTGCACACGGTCATTCAGATCAAGTGATTGACATGATTAAGCATATCAAAGCGCATTTGCCAGACGTATTTTTAATAGCTGGAAATGTTGGGACTCCTGAGGGCGTAAGAGAGCTAGAAAATGCAGGTGCGGACGCCACTAAAGTTGGAATAGGTCCTGGCCGTGTATGTATAACAAAAATAAAAACAGGTTTTGGTACAGGTGGATGGCAATTAGCTGCTATTAATCACTGTAGCAAAGCAGCACGTAAGCCAATTATTGCTGATGGTGGAATTCGTACGCACGGAGATATTGCGAAATCTGTACGTTTTGGCGCTTCAATGGTAATGATAGGCTCATTGTTTGCCGCACATGAGGAATCACCAGGTGAAACAGTGGAAATCGAGGGTAAGAAGTATAAAGAATACTTCGGAAGTGCTTCTGAATACCAAAAAGGCGAACGTAAAAACGTTGAAGGTAAAAAAATGTTTGTTGAGCATAAAGGCTCGCTTAAAGATACTTTAATCGAAATGCAAGAAGATTTACAAAGTTCTATTTCATATGCAGGCGGTAAAGATGTTGATGCATTAAGAAAAGTCGATTATGTCATTGTTAGAAATTCTATATTCAATGGCGACAGAGATTGATAGGATGTGTGAATCATTAAAAAATTTACGTTATTTTTACTGATAGGCTTATTGATAATCATTGTTTTTCCAGTGCAACAAAACACATTATTTGATCATATCGCAACACCAGTCCATACCAAAATTGATTCCATTGTTGAAGGGAAAACAAACCCAACTGAATTGAAAACGCCTGAAAATCAGATGTTTTCAATTAGAAATGTACAAATGAATATGTCTAAAGACCAAGTAGAATCTAATCTAGGTAAACCTGAAGATACCATTGGTAATGAATACGGCACAGATTGGTATATTTATCATAACCAATTTCACGATTATGTTATGATTGCATATGTTGATGGTAAAGTGCATGGATTATATACTAATCAAAATATTATAACTTCTAAAGAGGGTATAAAATATAACTCTCCAAAAGATTTTGTTCGAGAAAAATTAGGGAAACCTATTGAACAAATTAAAAAAGGAAATACAATATATCGTCAAAAAAGTGATGAATACGATGTGTTTGATATCGACCGTATTTATACTACAGTCTTTTATGATAAGCATGAGAATAATCAGTTAACAGGTATTTTGCAGGTTAGCCATACATTAGAAAACCGCTTGAATGCTAGATATGCAGCGCCTTCTGATTATTTACAGAAAAGTTATGAATTAGAAGATTTTTACTTAGTGAATGCAGCTAGAGTTCAAAAGGGACTAAAGCCGTTAAAACATTCTGATGAACTCACTAATACAGCGCGTAAGCATAGTACGGATATGGCTAAAAATCATTACTTTGATCATAATAATCCTCAAGGTCAAACACCTTTTGATAGACTTAAAGAAGAGGGTATTAACTACAATGTAGCTGCTGAAAATTTAGCTTATGGTCAAGTGAGTGGTGTATTTGCACACCATGGCTTGATGAACTCAATAGGACATAGAAAAAATATTTTAAATAAAAATGTGAATCGTCTTGGTGTTGGTGTTGATTTTAATTCAGAACAACAACCGTATTGGACTGAGAATTATACAAACTAAAAAAGCAAGGTAAAGATAATAAAGGGTCGAATGAATGGAGCATATGCTCTATTCATTCGACCCTTTTTGAAGGAGTGAATATTAATTTTAAAATTCTCTAAATAAACCGATGACTTTACCTAATACACTAACATGATTCAGATAAATAGGTTCTAAGCTACTATTTTCTGGCTGAAGTCGATATCGATTTTTTTCTTTATAGAACCTTTTAATTGTTGCCTCTTCTTCTTCTGTCATAGCTACTATAATATCGCCATTTTCAGCAAAAGATTGACTTCGGACAATTACTCTATCCCCATCTAAGATACCAGCTTCAATCATACTATCTCCAACAACATTCAATATGAAGATTTGGCCATTATGTGTAGATGTAAAGTGTTCAGGTAAAGGATAGTATTCTTCTACATTTTCTACAGCAGTAATAGGGGTTCCAGCTGTAACTTTCCCAATTACGGGGACGTATATTGTCTCTTCCATATTAAGTGGTTCGCCCATTACATCATTAACGATTTCAATTGCACGTGGTTTCGTAGGATCTCTACGAATGTATCCCTTTTCTTCAAGTCTAGATAAGTGGCCATGTACAGTAGAGCTTGAAGCAAGGCCTACTGCTTCTCCAATTTCTCGTACGCTAGGTGGGTATCCTTTTGATTGTACAATTTGTTTTATATAATTAAAGATTTCACTCTGTCTTTTTGTAAGTTCTTTCATATTTTGCACTCCCTCTATAGGTTTGTATTTATTATATCATATAATACGAACGTCAACAAACATTTGTTCGTTTTTATATTGACATAGAACGAACGTTCTGTTAGGGTGTATATACAAACAAATGTTCTAGGAGTGTTGTAAATGGTTAGTATTAAAATGTCAGAAATATATGTTTATATTGGTGTCTTTATCTTCTCTTTAGCGCTATTTTTTACTTTTTTAGTGTTAGCGAATCAAACTCAAGATTCAGAACAAGTGTACGAAATGACAGATCATCAACTAAATGATAAATATGTAATAGAACAAGTTCCACACGAACATGAACGGATGGATGCTCAGACTATGATGACAACTACAGTCAATCACTAAAGATATAGATATAGTGTGCGCAGCGTAGAAGTTGAAGCGTTTGGTTTTATTTGCTTTTTCTGGTATATTTTGATAAGAAAAGTAGACGGAGGGAGCCAACATGTTAAGTCAAGAAAAATTAACGCGCATTAATGAATTAGCGAAAAAGAAAAAACAAGAGGGGCTTACAGATTTAGAAGCGAAAGAACAGTCTAAGTTGAGAAGTGAATATTTAGAAACATTTCGCAAAAGTTTCAAAGATCAAATTGAAAACACTAAAGTAATTGATCCTGAAGGTAATGATGTAACGCCTGATAAATTAAAAGAGGTTCAACGTCGCAACCATAAGCGTAGTTAATCTTAATAAATAATAATGTATTGGTTTTCTAAGAAGCTTTACAGTTTATTATCGGTTATAATAGTAATGTAAAGTTGTTAAGAAAGGAAGTCGTAAAATGTTTGACAATAAAGATATAAAAGCAGTAAATACCATTCGTGGATTAAGTATTGATGCAATTGAAAAAGCAAATTCTGGGCACCCTGGTTTACCGATGGGGGCAGCTCCAATGGCTTATACATTATGGACACGTCATTTGAATTTTAATCCGAATTCACATGAATATTTTAACAGAGATCGTTTCGTTTTATCAGCAGGTCATGGTTCAGCATTATTATATAGTTTATTACATGTATCAGGTAGCTTAGAAATGGAAGAGCTTAAGCAATTTAGACAATGGGATTCCAAAACACCAGGTCACCCTGAGTACAAGCATACTAAAGGGGTTGAAATTACAACAGGGCCTTTAGGACAAGGTTTTGCAATGTCAGTAGGTATGGCAATGGCAGAAAAACATCTTGCTGCTAAATTTAATAAAAATATTTCGGTTGTAGATCACTACACATACGTTTTAGCTTCAGATGGTGATTTAATGGAAGGAATTTCACATGAAGCTGCTTCTTTAGCCGGACATTTAAAACTAGACAAATTAATTACGTTATATGACTCTAATGACATCTCTCTTGATGGTGAAACGAACAAATCATTTTCAGAAGATATTAAGGCTCGATTTGAGTCATATGGATGGAATCATATTTTAGTTAAAGATGGTAATGATTTGGAAGAAATAGACAAGGCAATTACAACAGCTAAGTCACAATCAGGTCCTACAATTATCGAAGTGAAAACAATCATAGGTTACGGTTCTCCAAATAAGGCAAATAGCAATACTTCTCATGGGTCACCACTTGGAGAAGAAGAGCGTAATTTAACATTTGAAAATTATCAACTAGATGCTTCTAAACGTTTCCATGTTGAAGATGAAGTGTATCAGATTTTTAAAGATACTATGTTACAACGCGCAGATCAAAATGAAGCAGAATGGAAATCAAATTTAGAAGAATACTCAAAACAATATCCAGAATTAGCAGAAGAGTTTAAAACGGCAATTGCTGGAGAACTACCAACTCATTATGAAAAGGAATTACCTAAATACGATCTTGATCATAAAGCAGCGTCACGTGCTGACTCTGGAGATATCATTCAAGCTATTAATCAATCAGTCCCATCATTTTTTGGTGGATCAGCTGACTTAGCTTCATCTAATAAATCAAATGTAAAAGATGCCAAGGATTTCTCAGCAGAAGATGGTAGTGGTAAAAATGTTTGGTTTGGTGTTCGTGAATTTGCAATGGCAGCTGCGGTAAATGGTATGGCTGCACACGGAGGGCTTCATCCTTATGCTGCAACATTCTTTGTTTTCAGTGATTACTTAAAACCAGCTTTACGTCTTGCAGCAATTATGGGTCTGCGCTCATCATTTATCTTTACTCATGATTCAATCGCTGTAGGTGAGGATGGTCCAACGCATGAGCCAATTGAACAATTGGCTGGTTTGCGAGCAATTCCAAACTTAAATGTGATTCGTCCAGCAGATGGAAATGAAACACGAGTTGCTTGGAAAGTGGCATTAGAATCTAACGGAACACCAACAGCGCTCGTTTTGACTAGACAAGGTTTACCTGTTCTAGATGTTTCTGAGGATACTGTAGAAGAAGGTGTTCGAAAAGGGGCATATGTAGTCTACGAAACATCAAAAGAACCAGAATATGTATTACTTGCAACAGGTTCAGAAGTAAGTTTAATGGTAGATGTTGCTAAGTCATTAGAAGATGAAGGTAAAGGTGTGCGCGTTGTTTCAATGCCGAATTGGAATGCATTCGAAGCACAATCACAAGAATATAAAGACTCAATTTTATTACCAGATGTAGATAAGCGTGTAGCAGCTGAAATGGCAGCAACTTTAGGTTGGCATAAATATGTGGGCATGAATGGTTTGGTGATTGGTATTGATCGTTACGGTGCAAGTGCTCCTGGTGATTTAGTTGTTAAAGAATATGGATTTACTAAAGAAAATATTTTAGAACAAATTAAAAATATGTAATTATTTATGGTGCCGAGTCTCATTATTGATAGAGGCTCGGTTTTTGTAGTTAAGGTTTAATATTTCACTAAGTCCTACCTTGAAATAGTATGATAATTTTAGTAAAATGCTAGAGGATATAGAAAGTGGGTGAAACGATGGCAACATGGTTAGTAATATTATTAATAATTGTTGCACTCATCATTGGACTTGTCGGTGGTTTCTTCTTAGCACGTAAGTATATGATGGATTATTTGAAGAAAAATCCTCCAATCAATGAAGAGATGTTACGAATGATGATGATGCAAATGGGTCAAAAACCATCACAAAAGAAAATTAATCAAATGATGACAATGATGAATAAAAATATGGATAAAAAAATATAATATCCATGACGTCAGTCATATCAAGGAGTTTGGGATTTGTTGAACAATTCCAAACTCTTTTGCTTTTAATATAGGTGACAAATTGGTAACAAAAGATTGTCGTGTTAGTCTTCGTCAGTACTTTCTAAAATCTTCTTTATTTCGGTTTCAGTGTTCGAATATAAGTAGTAGTTGTACATTACTCTAAATTTGATAATGTGGTATACTTATCTGTATTATTGAAAGATAATGGAGGAAGCTTCAATTGACATATTTAGTTTTTTCAATCCTAATCGCATTCGTGATGGGGGCAGGTGTTATCGTCGTTAGAATGAAGGCTCAAAAGTATCCTGTTAATGAGAAAAAAATTATATTACCGCCATTCTTTATGGCAACAGGTGCGCTCATGTATATCTTTCCTTATTTTAGGCTAACAGGATCTGAAATAATAGAATCCATTGTTATAGGTATTTTATTTTCGAGTGTACTGATTATGACTTCTCACTTTGAAGTGAAAGATTCAGATATATATTTGAAGAAGTCTAAGGCTTTTCCAATAGTGCTTATTAGTTTACTTGTAATACGTACTATATTGAAAGTATTTATCGGAAGCTCTATAGATGCTGGAGAGCTTGCGGGCATGTTCTTCTTATTAGCGTTTAGTATGTTAGTCCCATGGAGAGTTGCCATGTTATTAAGATATAAAAAAATTAAAAATAGCTTAATGTAAAATTGAGCTACTGCAATTATCAATTTAAATACTAAGATACAGAAGCTGAGGCGCCATAAAGAGTCTCAGCTTTTATATTAATGACTTCAGTCAGTTGAGCACGTAAAACGTGCGAAACAATAAACCACCTGCTATGCGGGTGGGCAACAAAAGTTATACTAAAAAAATCCCTGCTTAGCGTTATAATTAAGGTGTTCAAGCCAAATTAATAACGAAAGTAGGGATTTTTTATGGCTAATAAAGCCAAGAGTTTAGCACATACAAAATGGATGTGTAAATACCACATTGTATTTACTCCAAAGTATAGAAGAAAAATCATATACAATCAATACAGACCATCAATTATTGAAATTATAAAGTTATTGTGCAAATACAAAGGTGTGGAGATTATAGAAGGACATATGATGCCAGATCATGCACATCTATTAGTGAGCATCCCACCCAAAATAAGCGTTTCAAGCTTTATGGGGTATTTAAAAGGTAAAAGCGCTTTGATGATATTTGATAGACATGCAAATTTGAAATACAAATTTGGAAATCGTCACTTTTGGGCAGAAGGGTATTATGTAAGTACAGTTGGATTAAATGAAGCCACGATAAAAAAATATATACAGAATCAAGAAAAACACGATAAAGCGATTGATAAGTTGAGCGTAAGAGAATATGAAGACCCTTTTAAGGGTTATTGAAGTTAGTCAAAAGCCTCTTTAGAGGCTAGCTAAAGAGACAATGGCATTTTGGCTTGAGCATGAAATGAAAAAGCCAGCGCCTTTAGACGCTAGCCGGTAAAGCGGGCTTATAGCCCAAGAGCAAACCACCCGTTTTACGGGTGGTCCTGATTACATAGAAAGTACTTGTGAATTTCAGATAGATGTTTTAAAATAAATAAGAACAAACGTTCGGGAGTGATGATATTGAAAATTATACATACTGCTGATTGGCATCTAGGTAAAATCTTAAATGGACATTCCTTTTTAGAAGATCAAAAAGTAGTACTTAAACAATTTTTAGACGATGTTCAACAAGAAAAACCCAATTTAATCATTATAGCTGGTGACATTTATGATACATCTTATCCTAATAAGGAAACGGTCACTTTAATGGAAGAAACTATTTCAAAATTAAATTTGCAATTCAATGTGCCAATAATTATTATTAGTGGAAATCATGACAGTAAAAGAAGACTAAGCTATGGTGCGTCATGGTTTATGCAAAACAATTTATTCATTCGAACTGAGCTTGAGGATTTTTTTAAACCGATTCAATTCAATGACTTTCATTTTTACACATTACCTTTTTTTACAATTTCTGAAGTTAAATCATTTTTTTCAAAGGAAATCGGCTCGTATGAGGAAGCTGTTCGCTTGTTAATAGAACATTTAAAATCTCAAATGGATATGAGTAAAACAAACGTTCTTATCGGTCATTTTACTGTATACGGTGCTCCTAAAAGTGATTCAGAAAGAGAGATAACTATAGGTACTATTGAATCAGTGGAACCTAGTATTCTAGAAGAATTTGACTTAGTTCTGCTTGGCCATATTCATCATCCTTTTACTTTAAGTGCTGACCATATTTTTTATAGCGGGTCGATTTTACAATATTCTTTTTCAGAAACTAAACAAGTTAAAGGATATCGTATTTTTAATTTGAAAAACAAAGCGTATTCTCAGCAATTTAAAATGTTAGAACCTAGACATGAACTTGAAGTGATTGAGGGCCGTTATACAGATATTATTAATGGTGAATTTGCTAGAAAAAGTAACGACAGTTATTTTCATTTTAAGCTTATGGAACTATCCCAAATAACAGAGCCGATGCAAAAATTAAAACAAGCGTATCCTAATACTTTAGCATTGACACCTTACGCTATTGAGACTCAAGATAGCATCCAAAAAGTTCAAAATATAAAAAAACTAAAAACATCAGAAATAGTAGAGGATTTCTATGAGAAAATGATGGACACACCACTTTCGAATGTTCAAAAGTCAAATTTGAACCAAATTTTGAATGATATGGAGGAAAATTAAATGAGACCTTTGTTATTGCATTTACAAAATTTTGGTCCTTTTTTAGATGAAACAATTGATTTTACAAATATTAAATTAAATCAATTGTTTCTAATTAGTGGTAAAACGGGTTCTGGTAAAACAATGATTTTTGATAGTATTGTTTATGCTTTGTATGGTCGTGCATCAACTGAAAAAAGGGAAGTGAAACATTTACGAAGTCACTTTGCGAATCCAAATGAGCCATTGACTGTAACGTTTGAGTTTGAAATTCAAAATGAAAGATACAAAGTGATACGCAAAGCTTCGTTTCTTAAGGAAGGTAATAAAAATGAAACGAAGCCACAGTTGGATATTTATCATTTTGAAAACGGTGCTTTTCAACTTAAGGAGAGTAAAGTGAGTTCTGGAGAAAAGTATCTTTTAGAATTATTAGGGCTCAAGCAACATCAATTTCGACAACTTTTTATATTACCTCAAGGTGAATTTAAAACATTTCTATTTTCTAATAGTTCAGAGAAACAGACGATATTGAGAACACTTTTTAATACACAATTGTATGACCAGCTAAAAAATCAACTTACAGATCAAACTGAAATAACTAAAAAAGAAATCGAACGTCAACACATGAAGCTTGAAAGTTTGTGGCAAGAGCTTTATACATTAGATGATGAAGCATTAACTGAAATTCAACAGCAGCCTACACAACAATATGAATTAATATTAAAGTATCTTCCTAAATTTTCTGAATTAGGTCTAAAAAAAATTCAAGAGCTTCGCCAAGAAAAAGAAAAGTTAACAGAAACGTATAATCAATTGAAGCAAGATATATTAAGACAGGAAAAGCGTCAAGAGAGTGTTCATAGATATAATGACCTTAAATTAAAGTTGCAACAATTAAAAGAGCAAGAAAAAACAATGACTTTGTACGAAAAGAAACTCGAGTTAATTCAAAAAAGTAAATTAGCCCTTCGTATATATGAAGAGTTAGAACATACACAAAAAATATTATTTGAAAAAGAAGAACAATTAGAGTATCTACAAAAAAACATTAAAGAAACTGAACATATTTTAAATCAAAATAAAGAAAAATATGACGAACATATGAATCAAAAATCACAGTATGAACGCTATAGCCAGTTTTGTGATCAAACACAGCACTATTATCGAAACATAGAATCGTTTAAAACGAAATTTGAAGCGTCGGTTCTTGTTGCGTCACAAATTAATCAAATTGATCAAAAAATAGAAAAACAACAGAGTAAAGTAGAACAACTTTATGAGCAAAAGGGCAATCAAGATCCAGACTACAACTATATTAATCAATTACATGAAAAGTTTTATGAGTCTCAATCTGTACTTAAAGATTTAAAAGAATCACAGAAGAAGTATGAAAAAAGAGAAGCACTTGAATATCAATGTAAACAAAATGAAGGTCGATTAAAGCAAATTCGTGATGAGATTGAACATTGTAATCATGAATATAATGAACTAAGTGAAACGGATACTACTATTTTAACGCATGAGGAAACAATTATTGCTTTACGACAATCATTGCATGACGGGGCTTCTTGCCCAGTTTGTGGTACTACTGTCAGTGATGAGCTTCAAGGTAAAACTTTAGAAGATTTGAAATCACAGTATGACTATAATAAAAAGATAAAGAAAAAGCGAGAACAACTCGTTGAGAAAGCGATTCAAACTGAGTCGCAGTTGGAAATGATGCATGATCAAATTGAAGAATTAAAGCATGTTTCAGATAATGCTGAACATATTAATCAGTTGGAAGAGTCTATATTAGATATAAATCAAAGTATAAAAAATGCACAACAAAAAGCTGAAAAAATAGAACAATTAAATCAAAAATTAAAAGAAATGGAACAATCAATTGTCGATTTACAAAATGAAAAAATGATAAAAGAGCAAGAGTTACACCATATACAAGATGCTGTAAATCAATTCCAAACGAACACAGGATGTAAGGAAATCGAATCATTTATTCAAATTTATCAAAAGTATGAAACATATGTACAGTCTTTCAGTACGAAAAAAGAGAAATTGGAAAATGACATTAACGAAAATAAGCAACATTTTAAGCAGACTTCATATCAATTAGATGTTAATCAGTCTCAAATTAAAGATGACACTAAAAGGAAAATTCAATTAGAAACAGAACTACATGATGAGCTTGAGCATTTAAATATCAATCACATTAATGAGATAAAGGAGATTAAGGTAGAGAGCCAAAATGAAGAACATTATCAAGTAGCAGTTGATCAATTTAAGCAATCTTTACATGTCATTTCAACCCAATTAGAAGATGAAAAGTGTATTTTTAATGCAATTGAGCCTGTTGATTTAATGACATTGAATGATTCTGCAAATCAATTACAACATAGAATAGATGAAAAGCAAAAACAATATAATGAGATAAACTTTCAAAATAAGAACAACCAAAAAGTTGTCCAAAAGATAGAAGATTTAATAGATCAGTTAAAGGAAACTTTATCTAATCAAATTGAAATTGTAACGTTAGCTGATGTAATCTCAGGAAAAAATAATCACAATTTAACATTAGAAAATTACGTGTTAATTTATTATTTAGAACTGATTTTAATTGAGGCAAATAAACATTTTCGAAATATGACCGGACAACGATATGAACTGATCAGAAAGAAACGAAAAGGACGTGGATTTAGTGGACTAGAACTTGAAGTATTTGACTATTATTCAAATCAATCGCGTCACATTGCTTCATTGTCTGGAGGCGAAACTTTCCAAGCATCACTAGCATTAGCATTAGGTCTAAGCGAAATAGTTCAAAGAGAGCAAGGTGGGGTTTCTCTTGATTCAATGTTTATAGATGAAGGATTTGGAACTCTGGATCAAGAAACCCTTGAAACCGCTATTAATACATTAGTTCAGTTGCAGTCTAGTGGAAGGTTAGTTGGAATTATCTCACACGTCTCAGAGTTAAAAAATCGGATGCCTGTTATTTTGGAAGTTAAATCAAAGAACTATGAAAGCTATACACAAATTAATTTTAATGATTAATGACAAATAAAACAGGCTGGGACATAAATATCTCAGTAATCGAAAAGCTTCGAGGTTTTCGTAAAAATTTACGAA from Staphylococcus felis harbors:
- the sbcC gene encoding exonuclease subunit SbcC, which translates into the protein MRPLLLHLQNFGPFLDETIDFTNIKLNQLFLISGKTGSGKTMIFDSIVYALYGRASTEKREVKHLRSHFANPNEPLTVTFEFEIQNERYKVIRKASFLKEGNKNETKPQLDIYHFENGAFQLKESKVSSGEKYLLELLGLKQHQFRQLFILPQGEFKTFLFSNSSEKQTILRTLFNTQLYDQLKNQLTDQTEITKKEIERQHMKLESLWQELYTLDDEALTEIQQQPTQQYELILKYLPKFSELGLKKIQELRQEKEKLTETYNQLKQDILRQEKRQESVHRYNDLKLKLQQLKEQEKTMTLYEKKLELIQKSKLALRIYEELEHTQKILFEKEEQLEYLQKNIKETEHILNQNKEKYDEHMNQKSQYERYSQFCDQTQHYYRNIESFKTKFEASVLVASQINQIDQKIEKQQSKVEQLYEQKGNQDPDYNYINQLHEKFYESQSVLKDLKESQKKYEKREALEYQCKQNEGRLKQIRDEIEHCNHEYNELSETDTTILTHEETIIALRQSLHDGASCPVCGTTVSDELQGKTLEDLKSQYDYNKKIKKKREQLVEKAIQTESQLEMMHDQIEELKHVSDNAEHINQLEESILDINQSIKNAQQKAEKIEQLNQKLKEMEQSIVDLQNEKMIKEQELHHIQDAVNQFQTNTGCKEIESFIQIYQKYETYVQSFSTKKEKLENDINENKQHFKQTSYQLDVNQSQIKDDTKRKIQLETELHDELEHLNINHINEIKEIKVESQNEEHYQVAVDQFKQSLHVISTQLEDEKCIFNAIEPVDLMTLNDSANQLQHRIDEKQKQYNEINFQNKNNQKVVQKIEDLIDQLKETLSNQIEIVTLADVISGKNNHNLTLENYVLIYYLELILIEANKHFRNMTGQRYELIRKKRKGRGFSGLELEVFDYYSNQSRHIASLSGGETFQASLALALGLSEIVQREQGGVSLDSMFIDEGFGTLDQETLETAINTLVQLQSSGRLVGIISHVSELKNRMPVILEVKSKNYESYTQINFND